The Mycolicibacterium smegmatis genome has a window encoding:
- a CDS encoding DUF427 domain-containing protein yields the protein MTSRPVLEPTAEHPITVTPTGRHVTVRVNGTVIAETDDALTLQEASYPPVQYIPLADVDGSVLRRSDTTTYCPYKGEANYYSLEFGSGSEGAALADAIWTYERPYPAVADIAGRVAFYPDKAEITVA from the coding sequence ATGACCTCTCGCCCCGTCCTCGAACCCACCGCCGAGCACCCCATCACCGTCACGCCCACCGGCAGACATGTCACCGTGCGCGTGAACGGCACGGTGATCGCCGAGACCGACGACGCACTGACACTGCAGGAAGCGTCGTATCCGCCCGTGCAGTACATCCCGCTGGCCGACGTCGACGGGTCGGTGCTCAGGCGCAGCGACACCACGACCTACTGCCCGTACAAGGGCGAGGCGAACTACTACAGCCTCGAATTCGGAAGCGGATCCGAGGGCGCAGCGCTCGCCGACGCCATCTGGACCTACGAACGGCCGTACCCGGCCGTCGCCGACATCGCGGGCCGCGTGGCGTTCTATCCCGACAAGGCCGAGATCACGGTCGCGTGA